From a single Silene latifolia isolate original U9 population chromosome 6, ASM4854445v1, whole genome shotgun sequence genomic region:
- the LOC141587274 gene encoding protein P21-like translates to MSYLNSVQILYLLLVTSLLFMTTHAATFTIKSNCNFPIWAAAVPGGGRKMNRGDTWTITANPGQTGARIWARTGCTSTGPNGLRCITGDCGGVFQCTGYGKPPNTLAEYALKQFNNLDFFDISLVDGFNVPMTFLPVSNGCTRGPTCRANLIGQCPSQLQAPGGCNNPCTVFKTDQYCCNSGSCGPTNFSKYFKNACPSAYSYPKDDPTSTFTCPSGTNYAVTFCP, encoded by the coding sequence ATGAGTTACTTGAACTCCGTCCAAATTTTATATCTTCTCCTAGTTACATCCCTACTCTTCATGACCACCCATGCCGCCACATTCACAATTAAAAGTAATTGTAATTTCCCAATTTGGGCTGCAGCCGTTCCAGGGGGTGGGCGAAAAATGAACCGGGGGGATACCTGGACCATCACCGCTAACCCGGGCCAGACCGGAGCCCGCATTTGGGCCCGGACCGGGTGCACTTCAACTGGGCCCAACGGGCTACGCTGCATCACCGGAGACTGCGGTGGGGTCTTCCAGTGCACGGGCTATGGTAAGCCACCGAACACCCTAGCTGAATACGCCCTTAAGCAATTTAACAACCTCGACTTTTTTGATATATCGTTGGTCGACGGGTTCAACGTACCGATGACATTCCTGCCCGTATCCAATGGTTGCACCCGTGGACCAACTTGTCGGGCCAATTTGATTGGGCAGTGCCCAAGTCAGCTACAAGCCCCAGGCGGATGTAACAACCCatgcacggttttcaagacagACCAATATTGTTGCAATTCAGGTAGCTGTGGACCTACcaatttttcaaaatatttcaaaaacgCCTGCCCTAGTGCTTATAGTTACCCTAAAGATGATCCTACTAGTACTTTTACTTGTCCCAGTGGTACTAATTACGCCGTAACTTTTTGCCCTTGA
- the LOC141588662 gene encoding uncharacterized protein LOC141588662, with the protein MVQKLLIFFEQLEVDYVLFSDCPEVPEDSDQTSKLEIDKINYEKHNELVRGQMLSHMSNPIFDLFTNNKYAKSIWETLEKKYGADDAGKKKYVVGKWINFQMVEVRPIMDQVHEYENLVADILSEGMKMCEVLQANVLIQRLLKSWDGYRNHLKHKKKDLTLEDLIGYLKIEKANKLQEKV; encoded by the coding sequence atGGTCCAAAAACTGCTGATATTTTTTGAACAACTTGAAGTCGATTATGTTCTGTTCTCCGACTGTCCTGAAGTACCTGAGGATTCTGATCAAACCAGTAAACTTGAAATAGATAAAATCAATTACGAAAAACATAACGAACTGGTTCGTGGTCAAATGCTTAGTCATATGTCTAATCCTATTTTTGATCTCTTTACCAATAACAAATATGCTAAGTCTATTTGGGAGACTTTGGAAAAGAAATATGGAGCGGATGATGCTGGAAAGAAAAAGTATGTGGTCGGAAAATGGATTAATTTCCAAATGGTGGAGGTTCGTCCAATTATGGACCAAGTCCATGAGTATGAAAACTTGGTAGCTGATATTCTGTCCGAAGGAATGAAGATGTGCGAGGTGTTGCAGGCTAATGTGTTGATTCAAAGGCTGCTCAAATCTTGGGATGGATACCGCAACCACCTCAAACATAAGAAGAAGGATTTGACTCTTGAGGATCTCATTGGTTATCTAAAAATTGAGAAGGCTAACAAATTGCAGGaaaaagtgtaa